GCCCGGCCACTCGCGCGGGGTCTGGAGCAGCGACAGCAGATTCAGGAGTCGTGCCGGGGTGTCCGTCATGTCTTCCAGCATGCGGCGCATCTAGGACATGGACTGACCTATATGACTCTTATCTTTCTCGTATGAGTGCACACGACGCCGTCACGGAAGCGGCCGCCACCGACAAGAGGCGCTGGATCGCCCTCGCCATCGTCATGACCGCCGCCTTCATGGACCTGGTCGACGCCACGATCGTGAACATCGCGATCCCCAGCATCGAGCGGGACCTCGGCGCCTCGTTCGGCGCGATCCAGTGGATCACCGCCGGCTACGCGCTCGCGTTCGCCGCGGGCCTGATCACCGGCGGACGGCTCGGCGACATCTACGGCCGCAAGCGCCTGTTCCTGGTCGGCACCGCCGGCTTCACGATCGCCTCGGCCCTGTGCGGCCTCGCCGCCAACCAGGAGATGCTGGTCGGCTCCCGCCTGCTCCAGGGCGCGGCGGCGGCCATGATGGTGCCGCAGGTCCTCTCGATCGTGCACGTCACCTTCCCGGCGCACGAGCGCGGCAAGGTCTTCGGCATGTTCGGCGCGATCATCGGCCTCGGCGCGGTCTCCGGCCCGCTGCTCGGCGCGCTGCTCACCCAGTGGAACATCGCGGGCCTGGAGTGGCGTCCGATCTTCCTCATCAACCTGCCGGTCGGCGTCGCCGCCCTCATCCTGGGCCGTCGCTTCATCACCGAGTCGAAGGCCCCGAAGGCGCTCCGCCTCGACCTGGTGGGCATGGTCCTGGTGACCGGCGCGCTGCTCATGCTGATCTACCCGCTGACCCGGGGCCGCGAGCTGGGCTGGCCGCTGTGGGGCCACCTGATGATGGCCGGCAGCCTCGTCGTCTTCGCCGCCCTCGTCGCGTACGAGAAGTACAAGACGAGGAAGGACGGCTCGCCGCTCGTCGAGCTGTCGCTGTTCAAGGTGAAGAGCTTCGCGGCGGGCATCGCGGTGCAGCTCACCTTCGGCGTCGTGATGGGCATCTTCTTCCTGGTCTGGACGCTCTACATGCAGATCGGCCTCGGCTGGACGCCGCTGCACGCGGGTCTGACCGGCGTGCCGTTCTCGATCGCGGTCTCCACGGCGGCGGGCCTCTCGGTGCAGAAGCTGGTGCCGCGCTTCGGCCGCAAGGTGCTCCAGGCGGGCGCCCTGACCATGGCCGCGGGCATCCTGCTCTACCTCTTCGAGGCGGGCCGCTACGGGGCCGGGATCCACTCCTGGCAGATGATCCCGCCGCTGGTCGTGATGGGCCTGGGCATGGGCCTGATCGTCGCCCCGCTGACCGACGCGGTGCTGTCGGAGGTGCCCCGCGAGCACGCCGGCTCGGCCTCGGGCCTGATCAACACGACCGGCCAGATGGGCAACGCGCTGGGCCTCGGCCTCGTGTCGGTGGTGTTCTTCGGGACCATCGACGACGAGCGCCTCGCCCGCTTCCCGGCGGAGACGGGCGCGGCCTT
The DNA window shown above is from Streptomyces showdoensis and carries:
- a CDS encoding MFS transporter, whose translation is MSAHDAVTEAAATDKRRWIALAIVMTAAFMDLVDATIVNIAIPSIERDLGASFGAIQWITAGYALAFAAGLITGGRLGDIYGRKRLFLVGTAGFTIASALCGLAANQEMLVGSRLLQGAAAAMMVPQVLSIVHVTFPAHERGKVFGMFGAIIGLGAVSGPLLGALLTQWNIAGLEWRPIFLINLPVGVAALILGRRFITESKAPKALRLDLVGMVLVTGALLMLIYPLTRGRELGWPLWGHLMMAGSLVVFAALVAYEKYKTRKDGSPLVELSLFKVKSFAAGIAVQLTFGVVMGIFFLVWTLYMQIGLGWTPLHAGLTGVPFSIAVSTAAGLSVQKLVPRFGRKVLQAGALTMAAGILLYLFEAGRYGAGIHSWQMIPPLVVMGLGMGLIVAPLTDAVLSEVPREHAGSASGLINTTGQMGNALGLGLVSVVFFGTIDDERLARFPAETGAAFTDAFQNSLGWAAAVLGAIFLIMFALPAKPKQHLEGGDDARDAHDADASAAPAGSEPAAKETALVS